AGACAAAGACACATGGACCTTATGAAAAAAATATGGGCAGCAGCTCAATCTGATAAAAGAAGAATCGTTCTTCCGGAGGGAAATGAAGAAAGAAATATTGAGGCTGCAGGAAAAATACAAGAATTAGGACTAGCATATCCAATTTTAATTGGTGGGAAAGACGAAATAGAAGCTAAAGCAAAGGAATTGGATGTAGACTTATCTGGAATTGAAATTATAGATCCAGAGAAATCGGAAAACTTAAACAAGTATATTACAGCCTTTTATGAATTAAGAAAAAGTAAAGGCGTAACTATGGAAAAGGCTGATAAAATTGTAAGAGATCCTCTATATTTCGCTACAATGATGGTTAAACTAGATGATGCAGATGGAATGGTATCTGGAGCAGTTCATACAACTGGAGATTTATTAAGACCAGGATTACAAATAATAAAGACAGCACCAGGTGTATCTGTAGTTTCAAGTTTCTTTATAATGCAAGTGCCAGGATCTACTTATGGAGAACAAGGAACTCTTATATTCTCTGACTGTGCAGTTAACCCAAATCCAAATGAAGACCAATTAGCCGCTATTGCTATTGCAACGGCTGAAACAGCAAAGAGATTATGTAACATGGATCCTAAAGTAGCAATGCTGTCATTCTCCACAATGGGAAGTGCAGATAATGAATTGGTTGATAAAGTTAGAAATGCAACACAAAAAGCAAAAGAAATGAGACCAGATTTAGATATTGATGGTGAACTTCAATTAGATGCAGCAATTGTTAAAAAAGTAGCTGATCAAAAGGCACCAAATAGTAAAGTAGCAGGAAAAGCTAATGTTTTAGTATTCCCAGATTTACAAGCTGGAAACATAGGTTATAAATTAGTCCAAAGATTTGCAAATGCAGAAGCTATTGGGCCTATTTGTCAAGGCTTTGATAAACCAATAAATGATTTATCAAGAGGATGTAGTTCAGATGATATCGTAAATGTTGTTGCATTAACTGCTGTACAAGCGCAAAACAATAAATAGTATTAAGGATAAGTTCATTTTAAGGGTAACTAGGAAAGTATATTTAAGGATAAAGGAGAAAAAATATGAAAGTATTAGTTATAAATTGTGGTAGTTCTTCATTAAAATATCAACTTATAGATATGAGCAATGAAGAAGCATTGGCACAAGGACTTGTTGAAAGAATAGGAATTAACGGTTCAATACTAACTCAAAAGGTTGAAGATAAAGACAAATATGTTGTTGAAACACCACTTAAAGACCATCAAGATGCAATTGAACTTGTTTTAAAATGTCTAGTTGACGAAAAGCATGGCGTAATAAAATCTATGGATGAAATAGCTGCTGTTGGACATAGAGTAGTTCATGGTGGTGAAAAATATGCTACTTCAGTTTTAATTGATGAAACTGTAATTAAGAATCTTGATGAATTTACAAAACTAGCACCGCTTCATAATCCACCAAATATAATTGGAATTAATGCATGTAAGGCTCTTATGCCAAAAACTCCAATGGTAGCAGTATTTGATACAGCGTTCCATCAAACTATGCCTGAAAAAGCATTTATGTATCCATTACCATATGAGTTATATGAAGAAGATCATATTAGAAGATATGGTTTCCATGGA
The window above is part of the Clostridium saccharoperbutylacetonicum N1-4(HMT) genome. Proteins encoded here:
- the pta gene encoding phosphate acetyltransferase: MDLMKKIWAAAQSDKRRIVLPEGNEERNIEAAGKIQELGLAYPILIGGKDEIEAKAKELDVDLSGIEIIDPEKSENLNKYITAFYELRKSKGVTMEKADKIVRDPLYFATMMVKLDDADGMVSGAVHTTGDLLRPGLQIIKTAPGVSVVSSFFIMQVPGSTYGEQGTLIFSDCAVNPNPNEDQLAAIAIATAETAKRLCNMDPKVAMLSFSTMGSADNELVDKVRNATQKAKEMRPDLDIDGELQLDAAIVKKVADQKAPNSKVAGKANVLVFPDLQAGNIGYKLVQRFANAEAIGPICQGFDKPINDLSRGCSSDDIVNVVALTAVQAQNNK